From Algoriphagus sp. NG3, the proteins below share one genomic window:
- the surE gene encoding 5'/3'-nucleotidase SurE, with protein MNILITNDDGVYSPGILELAEVASEFGDVRIVAPDVEQSSMGHAITATRPLSYRKTKIGDFNAYRVNGTPADCVSLGCFHWEKVDAVLSGINLGPNLGNSMWHSGTLAGAKQAALLGIKGIALSTPTQKQEYDFSHIRPYAREVIRYLLSQEDPKLVNVNFPYKPKGISWTRQSVRQYDGLVKPSEDPMGRKHFWFTVVPLEPAEEGTDRHAIENNLASLTPLRLDLTDESQLVKLSGMDMFKNRK; from the coding sequence ATGAATATTTTAATCACAAATGACGATGGGGTATATAGCCCTGGGATTTTGGAACTGGCTGAAGTAGCTTCAGAATTCGGAGATGTACGTATCGTCGCCCCGGACGTAGAACAGTCCTCCATGGGGCATGCCATCACTGCGACCAGGCCTTTGTCCTATCGCAAAACTAAAATCGGGGATTTTAATGCCTATAGAGTAAATGGAACTCCTGCGGATTGTGTTTCACTGGGCTGCTTCCATTGGGAAAAAGTAGATGCAGTCCTCTCAGGTATTAACCTGGGGCCAAACCTGGGAAATTCCATGTGGCATTCAGGAACCTTGGCTGGAGCAAAACAAGCCGCCCTACTGGGAATAAAGGGAATAGCACTCAGCACTCCTACCCAAAAACAGGAGTATGACTTTTCCCATATCAGACCCTATGCGCGTGAAGTAATCAGATATCTGCTGAGCCAAGAAGACCCGAAACTGGTGAATGTAAACTTCCCATACAAACCTAAAGGAATCTCATGGACCCGACAGTCCGTACGCCAGTACGACGGGCTTGTAAAGCCTTCTGAAGACCCAATGGGAAGAAAACATTTTTGGTTTACCGTAGTACCATTGGAACCAGCAGAAGAAGGGACGGATCGCCACGCTATAGAGAATAATCTAGCCTCCCTTACTCCTTTACGACTAGACTTGACAGACGAGTCGCAGCTGGTCAAACTCTCTGGAATGGACATGTTTAAAAACCGCAAGTAA
- a CDS encoding diacylglycerol/lipid kinase family protein: MKIILLYNPNAGNEEFPLSKITSSLEDQGASVIAQNCKEDSYEQVLDLNYDLILIAGGDGTVEKMLLQLHDSKCPIAILPFGNANNIAGSLDLTDYYKKIVGQYEKGDFTHLSIGEYKTKEKTGWFMEGIGWGIFTALLLQMERNKNMKGNGEKKVDFGVKNLIKIEGELQPNFYKIQLDKEDYSGDYIWIEIMNTKRLGPQLELAPTADHDDDYLDVMLIKEEQRPELSKFLKAQKQKNKPSPFETIKAKKIKISTYLPFHVDDELFEHQTLYEETPTVTVSLAKHKLKILNND, translated from the coding sequence ATGAAAATCATCTTACTCTATAATCCCAATGCAGGTAATGAGGAATTCCCTTTATCCAAGATCACCAGTTCTCTAGAGGATCAAGGAGCATCCGTTATTGCCCAAAACTGTAAGGAAGACAGCTATGAACAAGTGCTGGATCTTAATTACGATCTGATCCTGATCGCAGGAGGCGACGGCACGGTAGAAAAGATGCTGCTGCAGTTACATGATTCAAAATGCCCGATTGCTATTCTTCCATTTGGGAATGCCAATAACATCGCAGGAAGCCTGGATCTCACAGATTATTATAAAAAAATCGTAGGTCAATATGAGAAAGGCGATTTTACACATCTTAGTATAGGGGAGTATAAAACCAAAGAAAAGACAGGCTGGTTTATGGAAGGGATAGGCTGGGGGATTTTCACAGCCTTGCTGCTTCAAATGGAGAGGAATAAGAACATGAAAGGCAATGGGGAAAAAAAGGTGGATTTTGGGGTTAAAAATCTCATCAAGATAGAAGGTGAGCTTCAACCAAATTTCTATAAAATCCAACTGGATAAAGAAGATTATTCAGGAGATTATATATGGATAGAGATAATGAACACAAAGCGCTTAGGACCTCAGCTTGAATTGGCACCAACTGCTGATCATGATGATGACTATCTGGATGTGATGCTTATCAAAGAGGAGCAACGCCCAGAGCTGAGCAAATTTTTGAAAGCTCAGAAGCAAAAAAACAAGCCTAGTCCCTTTGAGACTATCAAAGCGAAGAAAATCAAGATTTCTACCTATTTGCCTTTTCACGTGGACGATGAGCTGTTTGAACATCAAACACTCTATGAAGAAACCCCGACGGTGACGGTGTCATTGGCAAAGCATAAGTTGAAGATTTTGAATAACGATTAA
- a CDS encoding FAD/NAD(P)-binding protein — MAYKPPSIPEDSVKIAFIGFGPKGLYGMERLLANLAQEEAAFPIELHLFNKSNSFGAGDIYNPNQPPYLLMNYSNGYINMWSEGLPEAIVEHPKSFVKWLSDNEVGFPDVKADGFSSRAAVGRYLTEGFEQLMESCPAHITIIPHVGEVKNIEKTGESYRLLYHNGKSELLESEEDIQNILICTGHPCVNDPDASSNASYIDFIYPVDKRLYQIPPFSTVAIRGMGLTFIDAVLGLTEGRNGKFITEGKKMTYVRSGLEPEKIYPFSKSGLMMMPRGNTFGKPTYSPCFFNEDLLKYLEDLDGKYDFEKQLLPLIEQEFIAVYYSKVFMEYGMRLHLSRDYSEVKAQIDRFLDQHPDIPVFDFHDFLMNPLPQDNLHTNTKECIRIHIEQAEIGVEKSAIAATADLWRHLSELFNELYKFGGLLPQSQKLFLEKYAGHLNRLSYGPPIENMKKIAALAEAGLIDFSYAQNPTLLKNGKFVLASEKGASIEADILIDARIPKVQLHRCAGELFENMMNEGLIHPYVNRQEGKLDYRPGCLAINEKGHPMDPSGLVNPALTFSGTPTEGLTYDNDTLSRKRNDFVSAWAKDLTESLYKKKEAAQLN, encoded by the coding sequence ATGGCTTATAAACCACCTTCTATTCCTGAAGATTCAGTAAAAATTGCATTCATAGGATTTGGCCCCAAAGGGCTTTACGGAATGGAGCGTCTTCTTGCAAATCTGGCGCAGGAGGAAGCTGCATTTCCCATAGAACTTCATTTGTTCAACAAGTCAAACTCCTTTGGCGCAGGTGATATATACAACCCAAACCAGCCCCCTTACCTATTGATGAATTATTCAAATGGCTACATTAATATGTGGTCTGAAGGTCTTCCAGAGGCCATTGTAGAGCATCCAAAGTCTTTTGTGAAGTGGCTCAGTGACAATGAGGTAGGATTTCCTGATGTAAAAGCTGATGGCTTTTCATCCAGAGCTGCTGTGGGAAGGTATCTTACCGAAGGTTTCGAGCAGCTAATGGAGTCATGTCCAGCCCACATTACGATTATTCCGCACGTAGGTGAGGTTAAGAATATTGAAAAAACAGGAGAATCCTACCGTCTGCTTTACCATAATGGAAAATCAGAATTACTAGAATCAGAAGAGGACATCCAGAATATTCTTATCTGCACTGGTCACCCATGTGTAAATGATCCTGACGCCTCTTCCAATGCCAGTTACATAGATTTTATTTACCCAGTCGACAAACGTCTTTATCAGATCCCGCCATTCAGTACAGTAGCGATCAGAGGCATGGGATTGACATTTATAGATGCAGTCTTGGGATTGACAGAAGGTAGAAACGGCAAGTTCATAACAGAAGGAAAGAAAATGACCTATGTCAGATCTGGATTGGAGCCCGAGAAGATATATCCCTTCTCCAAATCCGGGCTCATGATGATGCCAAGAGGAAATACGTTTGGAAAACCAACTTATTCACCATGTTTCTTCAATGAAGATTTGTTGAAATACCTAGAAGACTTGGATGGTAAATATGATTTTGAGAAGCAGCTCTTACCTTTAATCGAACAAGAGTTTATTGCAGTGTACTATTCTAAAGTGTTTATGGAGTATGGTATGAGACTCCATCTTTCACGGGACTATAGTGAAGTAAAAGCTCAAATCGATAGGTTTCTAGATCAGCATCCTGACATCCCAGTCTTTGATTTTCATGACTTCTTAATGAACCCCCTACCGCAAGATAATTTACACACAAACACAAAGGAGTGTATCCGAATCCACATAGAACAAGCAGAAATCGGTGTGGAAAAAAGTGCCATTGCAGCTACTGCGGATTTATGGCGTCACCTCAGCGAATTATTTAATGAGCTTTACAAATTCGGGGGATTATTACCCCAATCCCAAAAGTTATTTCTTGAAAAATATGCAGGACATCTCAATAGGCTCTCCTATGGCCCACCTATTGAGAACATGAAAAAAATCGCAGCCTTAGCTGAGGCTGGTCTTATTGATTTTTCATATGCCCAGAACCCCACGCTTTTGAAAAATGGGAAATTCGTGCTCGCTTCAGAGAAAGGTGCAAGTATAGAGGCGGACATACTTATTGATGCACGGATACCAAAAGTCCAGCTCCACAGATGTGCAGGTGAATTATTTGAAAACATGATGAATGAAGGACTGATCCATCCCTACGTCAACAGGCAGGAAGGAAAGCTGGATTATAGACCTGGCTGCTTGGCTATTAATGAAAAAGGCCATCCCATGGATCCATCAGGCCTAGTGAATCCTGCACTTACCTTCTCAGGCACTCCCACTGAAGGCCTTACTTATGACAATGATACCCTTTCCCGCAAACGAAATGATTTTGTTTCGGCATGGGCAAAAGACCTCACAGAAAGCCTATATAAGAAAAAAGAAGCCGCTCAACTTAACTAA
- a CDS encoding Ku protein, with translation MKSLWNGSLGFGLVNIPIKMYSASENRRIDLDMLDSEDHSRIRYKRVNEKSGKEVEWKDIVKGFKIDDKYIVLEDEDFEKANAKKSKVVEIEAFVNESDVADMLFKKPYFLEPQKGGGKAYNLLRDALKKTKKLGLATFVMRQKENLCLIGIYKNTLVLHVIRFSEEIRSPSDLNISTSKVTKKEMEMAESLIKQYSEKFDLSKYKDQYNEQLMKVIKAKSKGKKTVVKKFKPKNTPAKDLMAQLKASLEKRKKAS, from the coding sequence ATGAAATCACTGTGGAATGGTTCGCTGGGCTTTGGATTGGTCAATATTCCAATCAAAATGTATTCGGCTTCAGAAAATAGGAGAATTGACTTGGATATGCTTGATTCTGAGGATCACTCCAGAATAAGATATAAACGTGTCAACGAGAAGTCCGGAAAGGAAGTAGAATGGAAAGATATAGTAAAAGGCTTCAAGATAGATGACAAGTACATAGTGCTGGAAGATGAGGATTTTGAAAAGGCCAATGCAAAAAAAAGTAAGGTGGTGGAAATAGAAGCTTTTGTCAATGAATCTGATGTGGCTGATATGCTTTTCAAAAAGCCATATTTCCTCGAGCCACAAAAGGGCGGCGGCAAAGCCTATAATCTGCTCCGCGATGCGTTGAAAAAGACAAAAAAACTTGGTCTAGCTACATTTGTGATGAGACAGAAAGAAAATCTCTGCCTGATCGGGATATACAAAAATACGTTGGTCCTCCATGTTATCCGGTTTTCTGAGGAAATTCGCAGTCCCTCAGATCTCAATATTTCGACCTCCAAAGTCACCAAAAAGGAAATGGAGATGGCCGAATCCCTCATTAAGCAATACAGCGAAAAATTTGATCTCTCTAAATACAAGGATCAATACAATGAGCAGCTGATGAAAGTGATCAAAGCAAAATCAAAAGGCAAGAAGACAGTAGTTAAGAAGTTCAAACCGAAAAACACTCCTGCCAAAGATCTGATGGCCCAATTGAAGGCAAGTTTGGAAAAACGTAAAAAAGCATCTTAA
- the sbnA gene encoding 2,3-diaminopropionate biosynthesis protein SbnA, with protein MTNPYQPYHSRILDTIGHTPLIRLTKLYPDLKQRVFAKLESFNPGGSIKDRTALQLITHAMEAGKLKKGDTVVESSSGNMAIGLAQVCKYFDLHLEVVVDPMVNSQNVKIIRAYGVKVHHVTTPCKEGGYLKARLDKVQDILNSNPRCFWTNQYGNPQNPAAHKQTMHEIVKELGFAPDYLFAATSTCGTLMGCADYIEKNNLTTKVIAVDAVGSIIFGTPAGTRNIPGHGAGRKSQFLDLQSIHKVIHINEQECVDGCHRLLDKEAILSGGSSGAVTSAVQKIAPELPLGASIAMILCDSGERYLDTIYNEEWVKEHISSLENELV; from the coding sequence ATGACTAACCCTTATCAGCCTTATCATTCCAGAATTCTGGACACTATTGGGCATACTCCACTTATAAGGTTAACTAAACTATACCCGGATCTTAAACAGAGAGTCTTTGCAAAATTAGAGTCTTTTAACCCCGGGGGCAGCATTAAAGACCGTACTGCGTTACAATTAATCACCCATGCCATGGAAGCCGGAAAGCTGAAAAAGGGAGATACTGTGGTGGAGTCAAGTTCCGGTAACATGGCCATTGGTTTAGCTCAAGTCTGCAAGTATTTTGATCTTCACCTGGAAGTAGTAGTAGATCCTATGGTCAACTCACAAAACGTGAAAATCATAAGAGCTTACGGGGTCAAAGTCCATCATGTCACCACTCCTTGTAAAGAGGGGGGGTACTTAAAAGCCAGACTGGATAAAGTCCAGGATATCTTAAATTCCAACCCAAGATGCTTCTGGACAAATCAATATGGTAATCCCCAAAATCCAGCGGCACATAAGCAAACAATGCATGAAATAGTAAAAGAACTAGGCTTTGCCCCGGATTACCTATTTGCTGCTACCAGCACCTGCGGGACACTAATGGGTTGTGCCGATTATATAGAAAAGAATAACTTAACCACTAAGGTGATCGCAGTGGATGCGGTGGGCAGCATTATTTTCGGTACTCCTGCAGGCACACGGAACATTCCCGGGCATGGCGCAGGCAGAAAATCGCAATTTTTAGACTTACAATCCATACATAAGGTAATCCATATCAATGAACAGGAATGTGTGGATGGCTGTCACCGCCTGCTTGACAAAGAAGCCATATTAAGTGGAGGATCATCAGGAGCTGTAACTTCTGCAGTTCAAAAAATAGCACCAGAACTACCCCTTGGAGCCTCTATTGCGATGATTTTATGTGATAGTGGTGAGCGGTATTTAGATACTATTTACAATGAGGAATGGGTGAAGGAGCATATCTCATCACTTGAAAACGAACTAGTCTAA